A part of Pectobacterium cacticida genomic DNA contains:
- a CDS encoding TolC family outer membrane protein, which yields MTPVYRSILIPLGFFIAPNAIVTAATLEDTIKHSITTHPEVNAAVNSRLSADYDLRAAKGGYLPSVTLNAGTGHEQTDSPSTRASGNHKVGLHRSESSINLQQMVFDGFATSSEVGRQRATVNSRAFKVLNTAEAVALETVQVYLDVLQRQEFVKLAESNLANHERIYDQIKLRSAQGVGRLADLEQAEARLAQARNNLLTEQTNLDDARTNYFSVTGTEPENLSLPDTSILALPASQKEARRIMLANNPALKSAEADINATEHQYQAAKSTFYPRVDVELARSMGNNLDAARGHNNEWQAMVRMRYNLYEGGSNKANAEAKAYQIKEAQEVRNNALRQLNEELGLAWSALNNARKQIPIAAEYADRSMKVRTAYQKQFSIGERTLLDVLDSENELLTAQRRLVEIQFIERFSKYRIMARIGDLLRSLAIQNPAAAQSLDNVTTKAELPSLN from the coding sequence ATGACCCCCGTATATCGTTCCATTCTTATCCCTTTGGGATTTTTCATCGCTCCTAACGCTATTGTCACGGCGGCAACATTAGAAGACACCATTAAGCATTCCATTACGACACACCCTGAAGTGAATGCCGCAGTAAATAGCCGTTTATCCGCCGATTACGATTTACGCGCGGCCAAAGGCGGCTATTTGCCTTCCGTGACATTAAATGCAGGCACGGGGCATGAACAAACGGATAGCCCTTCAACGCGCGCCAGTGGTAACCATAAAGTGGGGCTACACCGTAGTGAATCCAGTATTAACTTACAGCAAATGGTGTTTGATGGGTTTGCGACGTCCAGTGAAGTAGGACGGCAGCGTGCGACCGTTAATTCACGCGCCTTCAAAGTACTTAACACGGCTGAGGCCGTCGCCTTGGAGACGGTTCAGGTCTATTTGGATGTGTTGCAACGGCAGGAATTCGTCAAACTGGCTGAGAGCAATCTCGCTAATCATGAACGTATTTATGACCAGATCAAACTCCGTAGCGCGCAAGGCGTTGGGCGTCTCGCCGATTTAGAACAGGCGGAAGCTCGTCTGGCTCAGGCACGCAATAATCTGCTCACCGAGCAAACCAACCTTGATGATGCCAGAACGAATTATTTTAGTGTCACCGGTACCGAACCTGAGAATCTGTCCTTACCAGATACTTCTATATTGGCACTGCCTGCATCACAAAAAGAAGCGCGGCGTATTATGCTGGCGAATAACCCCGCGTTGAAATCTGCTGAGGCGGATATCAACGCGACAGAACACCAGTATCAGGCAGCGAAGTCCACTTTTTACCCCAGAGTAGATGTAGAGTTAGCACGTAGCATGGGCAATAATCTGGATGCCGCGCGCGGTCATAATAATGAATGGCAGGCGATGGTCAGAATGCGCTATAACTTATATGAAGGTGGTAGCAACAAGGCGAATGCCGAAGCGAAAGCCTATCAGATTAAAGAAGCACAGGAAGTGCGTAATAATGCATTACGGCAGTTAAATGAAGAACTGGGCCTGGCCTGGTCGGCTCTGAATAATGCGCGTAAACAGATCCCTATTGCGGCTGAATATGCCGATCGCAGTATGAAAGTCCGCACCGCATACCAGAAGCAATTCAGCATCGGTGAAAGAACGCTACTTGATGTGTTAGATAGTGAGAATGAATTGTTGACGGCGCAACGCCGTCTGGTTGAAATTCAATTTATTGAACGCTTTAGCAAATACAGAATCATGGCGCGAATTGGGGATTTGCTGCGTAGCCTCGCGATTCAAAACCCCGCTGCGGCACAAAGTCTTGATAATGTTACAACGAAGGCAGAATTACCGTCATTAAATTGA
- a CDS encoding type I secretion system permease/ATPase, giving the protein MKLHSVQDETRRPGEAVESDPIIPENSDPRSRHDDPLLDSLLILCTLQGKPASRTTLTAGLPLANQRLPVKLLPRAAARAGLQGRVLRRPLNKIPTLSLPAMLLLREGRAAILLGWNDDGSARIMPSETEGGEITVEYNTLQQHYLGLVMFAQPRHQFDIQHNSLIPRTKSWFKDTLKLSRFLYLDAVLASLLINIIALATPLFVMNVYDRVVPNQATATLWVLAIGITGAFIFDLILKSLRGLCLDMAGKKTDLIISATLFERITGMSMKARPARVGSFAQNIHEFQSLRDFLSSLTLATLIDIPFTLLLLLVIGIIGGPLVWISILAYPIALLASWALQKPLSATIEKTMHLASERQATLIETLSGLDAIKVNNAESERQHLWEQTIGSLSRLELRVKALSSLAVNLTLWLQQFAGVAMIVAGVYLLINGELSMGGLIACYMLNGRALMPLGQLSGLVNRYQQARLTMDTTEHMMQLPQERSDNERPLKRESIRGSIEFRDVTFNYPDQKNSSLRGINLTIAPGEKIGIIGRSGSGKSSLQKLIVNLYQPSTGNLLIDGVDARQLDVSDLRHSIGYVPQDIQLFSGTLRDNLISGARYVEDEAMLRAAEIAGVNEFARLHPDGYNLQVGERGQQLSGGQRQAVALARALLLDPPILVFDEPTSSMDNTSEDLLKRTLAPVIANKTLLLVTHRVSMLALVDRLVIFDKGRIIADGPKAIVMDALKKGQINASR; this is encoded by the coding sequence ATGAAGTTACATTCTGTGCAGGATGAGACGCGTCGTCCTGGCGAAGCCGTAGAAAGCGATCCTATTATCCCTGAAAACAGCGATCCCCGCAGTCGCCATGACGATCCATTATTAGATAGTCTCCTCATTCTTTGTACATTACAGGGTAAACCCGCCAGTCGCACCACGTTAACCGCTGGGCTCCCGCTCGCCAATCAACGCCTTCCAGTGAAGTTGCTGCCCAGAGCAGCGGCTCGCGCCGGTTTACAAGGCCGCGTGCTAAGGCGCCCACTGAATAAAATTCCAACGCTATCGCTGCCCGCAATGCTGTTATTACGTGAAGGGAGAGCGGCTATTTTACTAGGCTGGAATGACGATGGCAGTGCTCGTATTATGCCTAGCGAGACGGAAGGCGGGGAAATTACCGTCGAATACAATACATTACAGCAGCATTATCTCGGGCTGGTGATGTTTGCCCAGCCCCGTCATCAGTTTGACATTCAACATAACTCGTTGATTCCCAGAACTAAATCCTGGTTTAAAGATACACTAAAGCTCTCACGCTTTTTATATCTTGATGCCGTGCTCGCCAGTTTGCTGATTAATATCATTGCGCTGGCGACACCGTTATTTGTCATGAACGTATATGACCGTGTCGTGCCTAATCAGGCCACGGCAACATTATGGGTGCTGGCCATTGGTATCACTGGAGCGTTCATCTTTGATCTGATACTGAAATCCCTGCGTGGCCTCTGTTTGGATATGGCGGGGAAAAAAACGGACCTGATTATTTCCGCGACCTTATTTGAGCGGATTACCGGCATGTCGATGAAAGCCAGGCCCGCTCGTGTCGGCAGCTTTGCACAAAATATTCATGAATTCCAATCGCTCAGAGACTTCCTTTCTTCCTTAACGCTGGCCACGCTAATCGATATTCCTTTCACGCTATTACTTTTATTAGTCATCGGGATCATCGGCGGCCCGTTAGTGTGGATTTCCATACTCGCCTACCCTATCGCGTTATTAGCCAGTTGGGCCTTGCAGAAACCGCTCTCTGCCACCATTGAAAAAACGATGCACCTTGCCAGCGAACGCCAGGCAACATTGATTGAAACGCTTAGCGGTTTGGATGCAATAAAAGTAAACAACGCGGAAAGCGAACGCCAGCATCTGTGGGAACAGACAATTGGTAGCCTGAGCCGCTTAGAATTGCGCGTCAAGGCGCTGTCCTCTTTAGCCGTCAACCTGACATTATGGCTTCAGCAATTTGCCGGAGTCGCCATGATCGTCGCCGGCGTTTATCTGTTGATTAACGGTGAGCTTAGTATGGGCGGATTGATCGCCTGCTATATGTTAAATGGCCGGGCGCTGATGCCATTAGGTCAATTGTCGGGGCTGGTAAACCGTTACCAGCAGGCGCGTCTGACGATGGATACCACCGAACACATGATGCAATTGCCGCAAGAGCGCAGCGATAATGAACGCCCGCTTAAACGTGAAAGTATCCGTGGCAGCATTGAGTTTCGTGATGTGACCTTCAACTATCCCGATCAGAAAAACAGCTCGCTGCGAGGTATCAATCTCACGATCGCTCCCGGCGAGAAAATTGGCATTATCGGCCGCAGCGGTTCGGGCAAAAGTTCGCTGCAAAAGTTGATCGTTAACCTATACCAGCCTTCAACCGGCAATCTGTTGATTGATGGCGTCGATGCGCGGCAGTTGGACGTTAGTGATTTACGCCACAGCATCGGCTACGTGCCACAAGATATTCAATTGTTCAGCGGGACATTGCGCGATAATCTCATCAGCGGCGCACGCTACGTCGAAGATGAAGCCATGTTGCGGGCAGCAGAGATTGCCGGAGTAAATGAATTCGCCCGCCTCCACCCGGATGGTTATAATCTCCAAGTCGGTGAACGCGGTCAGCAACTTTCCGGCGGTCAGCGTCAGGCGGTGGCACTCGCCAGAGCACTATTGCTCGACCCTCCAATTCTCGTATTTGATGAACCCACCAGTTCCATGGATAACACCAGTGAGGACCTTCTCAAACGTACCTTAGCGCCCGTCATCGCCAATAAAACCCTGTTATTGGTGACCCATCGGGTATCCATGCTGGCGTTAGTCGATCGTTTGGTTATTTTTGATAAAGGCCGGATTATTGCCGATGGGCCAAAAGCCATCGTGATGGATGCCTTGAAGAAGGGGCAAATCAATGCGTCTCGCTAA
- a CDS encoding HlyD family type I secretion periplasmic adaptor subunit — MRLANIVKRIQRYFVGDDSRDSLQTMPEVSRAMIEDSPKIVRITLWAIGAFFLFFFLWAAFANIDEVTHGEGKAIPSSRLQKVQNLEGGIITEVFIHEGQVVNAGDPLMRLDDTRFASNVGETEADRLSLLSRIERLNAEINDRDLVLSEEITSKAPKIALGEKELFNSRRQQLHNEISGLEEQLIQRRQELRDFNAKEIQFRNSLGLLQQEIRMSEPLIAEGAISKVEVLRLRRAEVETRGQLDSIKLSIPRAESAIKEIENKIEETRSRYKSEALAQLSEAQTNLNKIEATGKALEDRVNRTLVVSPVRGIVQQVLVNTIGGVIQPGSDLVEIVPLDDKLLVEAKIRPKDIAFLHPGQNAIIKLTAYDYTIYGGLKGQLVQISPDTVTDKEGNSFYIIRLRTDKNYLGTAEKPLLIIPGMVASVDIITGKKTILSYLLKPIIRAKAEALRER, encoded by the coding sequence ATGCGTCTCGCTAACATTGTTAAACGCATCCAACGCTATTTTGTCGGGGATGATTCGCGCGATAGTCTGCAAACGATGCCCGAAGTCAGCCGTGCGATGATCGAGGATTCCCCCAAAATTGTTCGTATCACGCTGTGGGCTATTGGCGCATTCTTTCTGTTTTTCTTTCTGTGGGCGGCGTTTGCCAATATTGATGAAGTCACTCACGGCGAGGGTAAGGCTATCCCCTCTTCCCGGTTGCAGAAAGTTCAAAACCTAGAGGGGGGGATTATCACGGAAGTCTTTATTCATGAGGGACAAGTCGTCAATGCTGGCGATCCTTTAATGCGCCTTGATGATACTCGCTTTGCCTCAAATGTAGGGGAAACGGAAGCCGATCGACTTTCATTATTGTCACGTATTGAACGCCTGAACGCTGAAATTAACGATCGGGATCTGGTGCTCTCGGAAGAAATTACCTCAAAAGCGCCGAAAATCGCCTTAGGAGAGAAAGAACTTTTTAACAGCCGTCGCCAGCAACTTCATAATGAGATATCCGGCCTGGAAGAACAGTTGATTCAGCGCCGTCAGGAATTAAGAGATTTCAACGCGAAGGAAATTCAATTCCGTAATAGTCTGGGGTTGCTCCAGCAAGAAATCAGAATGTCTGAACCGTTGATTGCCGAAGGCGCCATTTCTAAAGTAGAAGTTTTACGCTTGCGCCGTGCTGAGGTCGAAACACGCGGCCAACTTGATTCTATTAAGCTCTCAATTCCCCGAGCAGAATCTGCCATTAAAGAGATCGAGAATAAGATTGAGGAAACCCGTAGCCGTTACAAAAGCGAGGCGTTAGCCCAACTGAGTGAAGCACAGACTAACCTGAATAAAATTGAAGCAACGGGTAAGGCATTGGAAGACCGGGTGAACCGAACGTTAGTGGTTTCACCGGTTCGCGGTATTGTGCAGCAGGTTCTGGTGAACACCATCGGCGGCGTGATCCAGCCGGGTAGCGATCTGGTCGAGATTGTTCCGCTGGATGACAAACTTTTGGTTGAAGCCAAGATTCGGCCTAAAGATATCGCCTTTTTACACCCAGGCCAGAATGCCATCATAAAATTAACCGCCTATGACTACACTATTTACGGTGGCCTTAAAGGCCAGTTGGTACAAATTAGCCCGGATACCGTCACCGATAAGGAAGGCAACAGCTTTTATATTATTCGCTTACGCACTGATAAGAATTATTTAGGCACTGCCGAAAAACCGCTACTTATTATTCCGGGAATGGTGGCCTCCGTTGATATCATCACGGGGAAGAAAACGATTCTCAGCTATTTGTTAAAGCCAATTATTCGAGCAAAAGCAGAAGCGCTGCGGGAACGGTAG
- a CDS encoding sensor domain-containing protein has product MYEIIITALLILLFFSAVRNRKIKQKFKNEQKKQDFLKMIFYAMEYSPASIIIADENCEIIYVNRQFIVMSGYTRDEVIGKKTNIFNSGMTNASVYEDLWSTINKGDIWSGEFVNRRKDGQLYWEEANIVKIFNKTSNATQYIGIKLDITERKSKEHYDNSYNRALELLSSGAPLKDILDAIIFSIEEKNPGGIVCSVLLVDKDNKCLTLGSAPSLPGFYKNAIHNVKIADGVASYGTAAYTGKRVITNDISVHPHWALHKGLALYAGLRSCWSEPIIGQNKEIVGVLSVYHRKVHSPTEAEIFSIEKSAQLIAIAIERYHAIDMLRRSEEHYRQLAHYDSLTSLANGLTFAEQMEQAIQSSKQTGRKIALMFLDLDKFKQINDSFGHAVGDLLLKEAAARMRGAVRDTDTVYRRSGDEFIILLQGIKEVSNTLYVAEKIHKAMTKPFEIDGKTLDISCSIGIALYPEHGTDSLTLAINADFAMYQAKAAGRSQTKIYHNLDIADM; this is encoded by the coding sequence GTGTATGAAATAATAATAACTGCACTGTTGATATTGTTATTTTTTTCTGCTGTAAGAAATAGAAAAATCAAACAAAAATTTAAAAATGAACAGAAAAAACAAGATTTCCTAAAAATGATTTTCTATGCGATGGAATATAGTCCTGCCTCAATTATCATCGCTGATGAAAATTGTGAAATCATCTATGTTAATCGTCAGTTTATTGTCATGTCTGGCTATACGCGAGATGAAGTTATTGGTAAAAAAACCAATATATTTAACTCAGGTATGACCAACGCCAGCGTCTACGAAGATCTCTGGTCGACCATAAATAAAGGTGATATCTGGAGTGGCGAGTTCGTCAACCGCCGCAAGGATGGTCAACTGTATTGGGAAGAAGCCAATATTGTTAAGATATTTAACAAAACCAGTAATGCGACCCAATATATCGGGATAAAGTTGGATATTACGGAAAGAAAATCCAAAGAACATTACGATAATTCGTATAATCGCGCTTTAGAACTGTTGTCAAGTGGCGCACCGTTAAAAGACATCCTTGATGCCATTATTTTCAGCATTGAGGAAAAGAATCCAGGAGGGATCGTCTGTTCCGTCCTGCTCGTTGATAAAGATAATAAATGTTTGACGCTTGGTTCAGCGCCGAGCCTGCCGGGTTTTTATAAAAATGCAATACATAATGTGAAAATTGCCGATGGCGTTGCTTCTTATGGTACGGCGGCCTATACCGGAAAGCGCGTTATTACTAATGATATTTCCGTTCATCCGCATTGGGCATTACATAAAGGGTTAGCATTATATGCCGGGCTGCGCTCCTGCTGGTCTGAACCTATCATTGGACAGAATAAAGAAATTGTCGGCGTACTTAGTGTTTACCACCGTAAAGTACATTCGCCGACTGAAGCAGAAATTTTTTCAATTGAAAAATCGGCGCAGCTGATCGCAATTGCGATAGAGCGCTATCACGCGATTGATATGTTACGGCGTAGCGAAGAGCACTACCGGCAGTTGGCGCACTATGATTCATTAACATCATTGGCAAATGGTTTGACGTTTGCTGAACAGATGGAACAGGCGATCCAATCATCCAAACAAACCGGTAGAAAGATTGCGCTAATGTTTCTTGATCTTGACAAGTTTAAACAGATAAATGATTCATTTGGCCATGCCGTTGGTGATTTACTTCTCAAAGAGGCGGCGGCGCGTATGCGCGGTGCCGTTCGGGATACCGATACCGTCTATCGCCGTAGTGGGGATGAATTTATTATATTGCTTCAGGGCATTAAAGAAGTTAGCAATACCCTCTATGTCGCGGAGAAGATCCACAAAGCTATGACCAAACCTTTTGAAATCGACGGCAAAACGTTGGACATCTCTTGCAGTATCGGCATTGCGCTGTATCCGGAACATGGCACCGATTCTCTGACATTGGCCATTAATGCCGATTTTGCCATGTACCAGGCTAAAGCTGCTGGTCGAAGTCAGACAAAAATTTATCACAACCTGGACATCGCTGATATGTGA
- the pdeH gene encoding cyclic-guanylate-specific phosphodiesterase, with protein sequence MAERIVQRKSHLNQAGAGTPQQGHEEPSGVDNWRLCQRKYTFQPIYRTSGRLMAIELLTAVSSPTVPPTLISPEKYFANIDVETRLSIIVEQLQLLSKWQCRFVRDDLLASLNIDGKTLLALQDCLEAKRLIATMPWVRFEIVENLGGLSKEVLTGLPEAQILWLDDFGCGMANFSSLMLVQYDCIKIARELFILLQQSGEGQAVFHSLIGLLSRFCNFVVIEGIETEEEWAIVQASKAYAAQGYYLSRPQPFENFDALKLDL encoded by the coding sequence ATGGCGGAACGCATCGTGCAACGGAAAAGTCATCTTAATCAGGCTGGTGCAGGGACACCCCAACAGGGACATGAGGAACCATCGGGCGTTGATAACTGGCGCCTTTGCCAACGAAAATATACCTTTCAGCCCATTTATAGAACCTCCGGCCGATTAATGGCTATTGAGTTATTGACCGCCGTTTCTTCCCCTACTGTCCCACCTACGCTTATCTCACCAGAAAAATATTTTGCCAATATTGATGTTGAAACCCGTTTGTCAATCATTGTCGAACAACTGCAACTACTGTCTAAGTGGCAGTGTCGATTTGTCCGCGACGATCTTCTTGCATCACTTAATATTGATGGTAAGACGCTATTGGCGCTACAAGATTGCCTTGAAGCCAAACGGTTGATTGCAACCATGCCGTGGGTCCGTTTTGAAATAGTCGAAAACCTGGGTGGGTTGTCCAAGGAAGTACTAACCGGGCTTCCAGAGGCGCAAATACTATGGTTAGATGACTTTGGCTGCGGTATGGCGAATTTTTCATCACTGATGCTGGTTCAGTATGATTGCATCAAAATCGCGCGCGAGCTGTTTATTCTTCTGCAACAAAGTGGTGAAGGACAGGCGGTGTTTCATTCGTTAATTGGCCTGTTATCCCGTTTTTGCAATTTTGTGGTGATTGAAGGGATAGAAACAGAGGAAGAGTGGGCCATTGTTCAGGCGTCAAAAGCTTATGCCGCCCAAGGATACTACCTCTCTCGGCCTCAACCATTTGAAAATTTTGATGCGCTGAAACTCGATTTATAA
- a CDS encoding YfhL family 4Fe-4S dicluster ferredoxin, protein MALLITHKCINCDMCEPECPNQAISMGIDIYEIDTTRCTECVGHYDTPTCQKVCPIDNTIVKDPNHVEGNEQLWEKYVLIHHADQI, encoded by the coding sequence ATGGCGTTACTCATCACCCATAAATGTATCAACTGCGATATGTGTGAACCCGAGTGTCCTAATCAGGCCATCTCTATGGGTATCGACATTTATGAAATTGACACTACACGCTGCACCGAGTGTGTTGGTCACTATGACACCCCAACGTGCCAGAAAGTCTGTCCGATCGACAACACGATCGTCAAAGATCCAAACCACGTTGAAGGTAATGAGCAATTGTGGGAAAAATATGTGCTGATACACCACGCCGACCAGATTTAA
- the acpS gene encoding holo-ACP synthase, with the protein MAILGIGTDIVEIARIDAIIERSGERLARRILTDDEWAHYRRHPHPARFLAKRFAVKEAAAKAFGTGMRNGLGFNQLEVFNDALGKPHLRFIAKAAELAEQIGVRHVHVTLADERLYACATVIIEN; encoded by the coding sequence ATGGCGATTCTCGGTATAGGCACGGATATTGTCGAGATCGCCCGCATTGATGCGATCATTGAGCGTTCAGGCGAACGGCTAGCGCGCCGCATTCTGACGGATGATGAATGGGCGCATTATCGGCGTCATCCGCATCCCGCCCGTTTCCTCGCCAAGCGTTTTGCTGTGAAAGAGGCAGCCGCGAAAGCATTTGGTACGGGGATGCGTAACGGCCTTGGCTTCAACCAGCTTGAGGTCTTTAATGATGCGCTGGGGAAACCACATTTGCGCTTTATTGCAAAGGCAGCAGAGTTGGCTGAACAAATCGGTGTCAGACATGTCCATGTGACGCTGGCTGACGAAAGGCTTTACGCCTGTGCGACAGTGATTATCGAAAACTGA
- the pdxJ gene encoding pyridoxine 5'-phosphate synthase yields the protein MAELLLGINIDHIATLRNARGTAYPDPVQAAFIAEQAGADGITVHLREDRRHITDRDVRILRETLQTRMNLEMAVTEEMLNIACAVQPHFCCLVPEKRQEVTTEGGLDVAGQQEKINSAVARLRQANILVSLFIDADKRQIDAAVASGAPFIEIHTGAYADAPDDETRQQEFERIRDAATYAASQGLKVNAGHGLTYHNVQPIAALPEMHELNIGHAIMGYAVMHGLKEAVAEMKRLMREARR from the coding sequence ATGGCTGAACTGCTGCTTGGCATTAACATCGATCATATTGCCACGCTGCGCAACGCGCGTGGAACGGCATATCCCGATCCTGTTCAAGCGGCGTTTATCGCTGAACAGGCCGGGGCAGATGGTATTACCGTACATTTACGTGAAGATCGCCGTCACATCACGGATCGTGATGTCAGGATCCTAAGAGAAACGCTACAAACTCGTATGAATCTGGAAATGGCTGTCACGGAAGAAATGCTGAATATCGCCTGTGCGGTGCAGCCGCACTTTTGTTGTCTGGTACCGGAAAAACGCCAGGAGGTGACAACCGAAGGGGGGCTGGATGTGGCAGGGCAGCAGGAAAAAATCAACAGCGCGGTGGCCCGGCTCCGTCAGGCTAACATCCTGGTTTCACTCTTCATTGATGCAGATAAACGGCAAATAGATGCCGCTGTTGCCAGTGGCGCCCCCTTTATAGAAATTCATACTGGGGCGTATGCCGATGCGCCTGATGATGAAACGCGTCAACAGGAGTTCGAGCGCATTCGCGATGCGGCGACTTATGCCGCGTCGCAAGGGCTCAAGGTTAATGCGGGCCATGGGTTGACATATCATAATGTTCAGCCGATCGCCGCGCTGCCGGAGATGCACGAATTAAATATCGGGCATGCGATTATGGGATATGCGGTGATGCATGGGCTAAAAGAGGCGGTTGCCGAAATGAAGCGTTTGATGCGGGAAGCACGTCGCTGA
- the recO gene encoding DNA repair protein RecO, which yields MEGWQRAFVLHGRPYSETSLLLDLFSESDGRVRVLAKGARARRSSLKGCLQPFTPLLVRWSGRGDVKTLRSAEPVSLALPLTGSMLYSGLYVNELLSRVLEHETNYSALFFDYLHCLQQLAVQGASPEPALRRFELALLGYLGYGVDFLHCAGSGEPIADTMTYQYREERGFIASLVVDNKSFTGHELRSLASREFPDSGTLKAAKRFTRIALKPYLGGKPLKSRELFRQFVPAANLFKPTSSDE from the coding sequence ATGGAGGGCTGGCAACGCGCCTTTGTCTTACACGGACGACCTTATAGTGAAACGAGTCTCTTGCTGGATTTATTTAGCGAAAGCGATGGACGGGTTCGCGTACTGGCTAAAGGCGCGCGAGCTCGTCGCTCCAGTCTGAAAGGCTGTTTACAGCCTTTTACGCCATTGCTGGTACGTTGGAGCGGGCGGGGAGACGTGAAAACGTTACGTAGCGCCGAGCCGGTTTCCCTCGCGTTGCCGTTAACGGGCTCGATGCTCTACAGCGGTTTATACGTGAATGAACTGCTGTCTCGCGTGTTGGAGCATGAAACCAATTATTCCGCGCTTTTCTTCGATTATCTCCATTGTTTACAACAGCTTGCTGTGCAGGGGGCTTCTCCTGAACCCGCATTGCGGCGTTTTGAATTAGCGTTGCTGGGTTATTTAGGATACGGCGTTGATTTTTTGCATTGTGCCGGAAGTGGTGAACCGATTGCCGATACCATGACCTACCAATATCGGGAAGAAAGAGGGTTTATTGCCAGTCTGGTGGTCGATAATAAAAGCTTTACCGGTCATGAGTTACGCTCGCTGGCGTCGCGTGAATTTCCTGATAGCGGTACGCTGAAGGCGGCAAAGCGTTTTACACGCATCGCGTTAAAGCCATATCTCGGTGGGAAACCGTTGAAAAGCCGCGAACTGTTTCGCCAGTTCGTTCCTGCGGCTAATTTATTCAAACCTACGTCTTCTGATGAATAA
- the era gene encoding GTPase Era produces the protein MSEVQTHCGFIAIVGRPNVGKSTLLNQLLGQKISITSRKPQTTRHRIMGIHTEGPYQAIYVDTPGLHIEEKRAINRLMNRAASSSIGDVELIIFVVEGTHWNDDDEMVLNKLRDQKLPVLLAINKVDNVTDKTKLLPHIQFLSQQMDFLDVVPISAEKGTNVDTIAGIVRKHLPQAIHHFPEDYITDRSQRFMASEIIREKLMRFLGEELPYSVTVEIERFVTNERGGYDINGLILVEREGQKKMVIGNKGAKIKTIGIESRQDMEEMFEAKVHLELWVKVKSGWADDERALRSLGYSEDL, from the coding sequence ATGAGCGAAGTACAAACACACTGCGGTTTTATCGCGATTGTCGGTCGACCAAATGTGGGTAAATCCACGTTGCTGAATCAATTGCTGGGGCAGAAGATTTCCATTACCTCACGTAAGCCCCAGACGACGCGGCACCGTATTATGGGCATTCACACGGAAGGGCCGTATCAGGCCATTTATGTGGATACGCCGGGGTTACATATTGAAGAAAAACGGGCGATTAACCGCTTGATGAACCGTGCGGCCAGCAGTTCAATCGGTGACGTTGAATTGATCATTTTCGTTGTCGAAGGAACGCACTGGAACGACGATGACGAAATGGTGCTTAACAAGCTGCGCGACCAGAAACTCCCGGTGCTGCTGGCGATCAATAAAGTTGATAATGTCACGGACAAAACCAAATTACTGCCGCATATCCAGTTCCTTAGCCAGCAGATGGACTTCCTTGACGTCGTTCCGATTTCCGCGGAGAAAGGCACGAATGTGGATACGATAGCGGGTATCGTGCGTAAACACTTACCGCAGGCAATACATCATTTCCCGGAAGACTACATTACCGATCGCTCACAGCGCTTTATGGCATCGGAAATTATTCGTGAAAAATTGATGCGTTTTCTCGGTGAAGAATTGCCCTATTCGGTGACGGTTGAAATTGAACGGTTTGTGACAAATGAACGCGGCGGCTATGATATCAATGGCTTGATTCTGGTCGAGCGTGAAGGTCAGAAGAAAATGGTTATCGGCAACAAAGGCGCCAAAATTAAAACGATTGGTATTGAGTCTCGTCAGGATATGGAAGAGATGTTCGAAGCCAAAGTGCACCTTGAGCTGTGGGTAAAAGTGAAATCCGGTTGGGCAGATGATGAACGCGCCCTGCGTAGCCTGGGTTATAGTGAAGACCTGTAA